Proteins encoded by one window of Drosophila melanogaster chromosome X:
- the CG42541 gene encoding uncharacterized protein, isoform D, protein MDTKLEARGQFPASFPDTFKNFFAMMNEDEDHVGLFANLLEDKVIPRQNSPVQPQRQRYGGSMRSHSGGDRSDRRGRTERQYQQQIQNHHHHHQQQQQQQQQHQQQQQHQGAQQQRVFQSRSRSGSGSSVDLYANRNVSFSTTTNRVNSLRRNRSRGSLTTLSSNGLNALGLGPVTLAPNVSSSSSGSVLDLTLPGGTGTGTVDGGGGGGGGGAGCGGQNVYPSPAKSNLKPALKATNSSVDRGCALFVGVDGEFHCGHIKYCSLHHDNFADGLQQLQQQLKNQQLGSGQKHVTMACCECVCGSGKAARSGPDGEDNCGANYLKGYSGGYMLPPTPKGKSIDKTSTFTSAELAASKNKDLQERQERQEKRGSVILERAFDFDASCDESDSISSSTHNPVPSPAPHQLAYNVLKPILKQPQQQQQQKAMLQAQHQQVNVQQHQGVTQQQYQQATHQQLGNQQHQVVTHQPHQQVTHQQHPGGGVHQQHQVMVAHQAHAHTQVSNQQPVLQVQLPTPGVHVVHRLLPTPPTHSGKGAYHTRETALQRVQQQSGYYNQGPSTSASAYGYNQAMEQQQMQQQLHYDPHQELQFEQHQPHQSHQQQQLQHQQQHQLQHQQQHQQQQQYQQQQHQQQQHQQYADDTELDYDTEWELDEEPAPQIVPPLTTFNDFVNAAQNPTGSRSLRAQKSPILNRRRASSIAGNLLHSDYTYTRNSIGGAPIDSNDFQRISHSSSARDRMSLAGVLTFQQAISGAVSPQYGTVGSLNSQVPATGEAGKPGIVGSDGIGGGGGGLPGGSSHNLNLTVGLGFLGGSSTTLAAVAEVTSGPDGNGDSTDSPSPVSMIPSNQQKQQQQLLQLQLQQEQQHLPTHLPMKRERGVGESSGASTSGTAIAELASSVVLATQSGKPMTERQRLRTSSMPAESRRPRLAEMRRSAIHAGDPDMTYYRLRSFSITSHGICNLGDSLRSRRSRSINSVTSTGTSNSGVDRHNSNASGASGEVIDGDPNVPAYKIAMLGASGVGKTTLTYQFTTSDYICAYDLSLDDDYGQKTVSVLVDNIETDLEIIDHPACEMSTEAFCATYNIDLFVVVYSVIDRNTFAAAERVLQYLKENEMLLSRGAILVANKTDLQRHRVVTRQMGRKVAKEIACKFIETSSGLDHNVDELLVGIVAQVKLNPQRLRLLTELELQRLNLQSTIQKHRGMHLQTRRMVRQMSVCQGDEEIFDGGLPEGLQNGEANDDPDGVPSTSKASRSRIENPNRKPLNLESILKMGESEVDEDEDVVKSSQLSKFNMLAASIRHRRPFRKRRSFDGGVTTSAAADAAAELQRRYQLRAMDDLQLEGRLAGATEERFGERSGLADSDDEEDGEDIVNGGHRNACNRKVVKKLTARTKVFISSVLRFKKAISLKRRNSSSCSDLFVI, encoded by the exons ATGGATACCAAGTTGGAGGCACGTGGCCAGTTTCCGGCCTCGTTTCCGGACACATTCAAGAACTTCTTTGCCATGATGAACGAAGACGAGGATCATGTGGGTCTCTTTGCCAATCTGCTGGAGGATAAG GTGATTCCGCGCCAGAACAGCCCCGTGCAGCCCCAGCGGCAGCGGTACGGTGGCAGCATGCGGAGTCACAGCGGCGGCGACCGCTCCGATCGAAGGGGTCGCACCGAGCGGCAGTACCAGCAGCAGATCCagaatcatcatcatcatcatcagcagcagcagcagcaacagcagcagcatcagcagcagcagcaacaccaaggCGCCCAACAG CAGCGCGTCTTTCAGTCGCGCAGTCGCagcggcagtggcagcagcgTTGACCTTTATGCGAATCGCAATGTAAGTTTCTCGACCACCACCAACCGGGTCAATTCATTGCGGAGGAATCGCTCGCGAGGATCGCTGACCACTCTGAGTAGCAATGGCTTAAATGCCCTGGGCCTGGGACCCGTGACCCTTGCACCGAATGTCAGCTcgagcagcagtggcagcgtCCTGGACTTGACCTTGCCTggtggcactggcactggaACTGTGGACggaggtggcggcggcggtggtggcggagCTGGATGCGGTGGCCAGAACGTGTATCCTTCGCCCGCAAAGTCAAACCTGAAGCCCGCTCTGAAGGCGACCAACTCGTCGGTGGATCGTGGATGCGCACTCTTCGTTGGAGTCGATGGTGAATTTCATTGCGGTCACATCAAGTACTGTTCCCTGCACCATGACAATTTCGCAGATGGCCTCCAacagctccagcagcagctcaaGAATCAGCAACTCGGCTCTGGACAGAAACACGTAACTATGGCCTGTTGCGAGTGCGTTTGCGGCAGTGGCAAGGCTGCCCGTTCTGGACCCGATGGCGAGGACAATTGTGGGGCGAACTACCTGAAGGGCTATTCTGGTGGATATATGCTACCACCGACGCCGAAGGGAAAGTCCATCGACAAGACGAGCACCTTCACTTCCGCCGAGCTGGCAGCCTCGAAGAACAAGGATCTGCAGGAGCGACAGGAGCGGCAGGAGAAACGTGGGTCGGTCATCCTCGAAAGGGCCTTCGATTTCG ATGCCAGCTGCGACGAGAGCGACAGCATAAGCAGCAGCACCCACAATCCCGTGCCCTCGCCGGCTCCGCACCAGCTGGCCTACAATGTCCTCAAGCCGATCCTcaagcagccgcagcagcagcagcagcagaaggcaATGCTGCAGGCGCAACATCAACAGGTAAATGTACAGCAACATCAAGGAGTTACGCAGCAGCAATATCAACAGGCGACGCATCAACAACTGGGCAACCAGCAGCATCAAGTGGTGACCCATCAGCCCCATCAACAGGTAACCCACCAGCAACATCCAGGCGGAGGTgtccaccagcagcaccaagTGATGGTTGCTCATCAGGCACACGCCCATACACAGGTTAGCAACCAGCAGCCCGTGCTGCAGGTTCAGCTACCGACACCCGGGGTGCACGTGGTGCACCGCCTGCTGCCCACACCGCCCACCCATAGTGGCAAGGGGGCGTACCACACGCGTGAGACGGCCTTGCAGCGGGTGCAACAGCAGAGTGGCTATTACAACCAGGGGCCGAGCACCTCGGCATCTGCATACGGCTATAACCAGGCCATGGAACAacagcagatgcagcagcagctgcactACGATCCGCATCAGGAGCTGCAGTTCGAGCAGCATCAGCCGCACCAGtcgcatcagcagcagcagctgcagcatcagcagcagcatcagctgcaacatcagcagcaacatcagcagcagcagcagtatcagcagcagcagcaccagcagcagcagcatcagcagtaCGCTGATGACACCGAGCTTGATTACGATACGGAGTGGGAGTTGGATGAGGAACCTGCTCCTCAGATTGTACCGCCACTCACCACCTTCAACGATTTCGTCAATGCGGCTCAAAATCCAACTGGCAGTCGT AGTCTGCGTGCCCAGAAGTCGCCGATTTTGAACAGACGTCGCGCCTCATCTATAGCCGGAAATCTTTTGCACTCGGATTACACGTACACCCGGAATAGCATCGGTGGAGCTCCAATCGACTCCAATGATTTTCAGCGCATTTCGCACAGCAGCAGTGCCAG GGATCGCATGTCACTAGCCGGAGTCCTGACCTTTCAGCAGGCCATATCTGGAGCTGTGTCACCACAGTATGGCACAGTGGGATCGCTAAATTCCCAGGTACCCGCTACCGGTGAAGCCGGAAAGCCGGGAATTGTGGGATCCGATGGCAttggcggtggcggtggcggttTACCTGGCGGATCTTCACACAACTTAAATTTGACGGTGGGCCTGGGGTTTCTCGGTGGTTCCAGCACCACTTTGGCTGCTGTCGCCGAGGTGACTAGTGGACCGGATGGCAATGGCGACTCCACCGACTCCCCATCTCCGGTCTCCATGATTCCCAGCAatcagcaaaagcagcagcagcaactgttgcagttgcaactgcagcaggagcaacagcatCTGCCCACCCATTTGCCCATGAAGCGGGAACGAGGCGTAGGCGAGTCCTCGGGGGCCAGCACATCCGGCACCGCCATCGCCGAACTGGCCTCCTCCGTCGTCCTGGCCACCCAGTCCGGCAAGCCGATGACGGAGCGACAACGCTTAAGGACATCCAGCATGCCGGCGGAGAGTAGAAGG CCCCGCCTGGCGGAGATGCGACGTTCGGCCATCCATGCCGGTGATCCGGACATGACCTACTACCGTCTGCGAAGCTTCAGCATCACCTCCCATGGCATCTGCAATTTGGGCGATTCCCTGAG AAGCCGCAGGTCACGTTCGATCAACTCCGTGACTTCCACCGGCACCTCAAACAGCGGCGTGGATCGACACAATAG CAACGCATCGGGGGCATCGGGCGAAGTCATCGACGGGGATCCCAATGTTCCAGCCTACAAAATTGCCATGCTCGGCGCCTCCGGAGTGGGCAAGACCACACTGACTTACCAGTTCACCACTTCCGATTACATATGCGCCTACGACCTGAGTCTCG ATGATGACTACGGACAGAAGACGGTGTCGGTGCTGGTCGATAACATTGAGACGGATTTGGAGATTATTGATCATCCCGCATGCGAGATGTCG ACGGAGGCCTTCTGCGCCACCTACAACATCGACCTCTTCGTGGTGGTCTACTCTGTGATAGATCGAAACACTTTCGCAGCAGCCGAGCGTGTCCTGCAGTATCTCAAGGAGAACGAGATGCTCTTGTCCCGCGGAGCCATCCTGGTGGCCAACAAAACGGATCTGCAGCGACACCGAGTTGTCACCCGTCAGA TGGGTCGCAAGGTGGCCAAGGAAATAGCGTGCAAGTTTATCGAGACGTCCTCGGGACTGGATCACAATGTGGACGAGCTGCTGGTCGGCATTGTGGCCCAGGTGAAACTCAATCCGCAGCGTTTGCGATTGCTAACGGAATTGGAACTGCAGCGCCTGAATCTGCAGAGTACCATCCAGAAGCACCGTGGAATGCACCTGCAGACGCGTCGGATGGTCCGCCAAATGAGCGTTTGCCAGGGCGACGAGGAGATCTTCGATGGCGGATTGCCGGAGGGGCTGCAGAACGGCGAGGCCAACGATGATCCGGACGGAGTGCCTAGCACATCGAAGGCCAGCCGGTCGCGGATCGAGAATCCCAACCGCAAGCCCTTAAACCTGGAAAGCATATTGAAGATGGGCGAAAGCGAGGtggacgaggatgaggatgtggtCAAGTCGTCGCAGCTGAGCAAATTCAATATGCTGGCGGCCTCCATACGTCATCGTCGTCCATTCCGCAAGCGTCGCTCGTTCGACGGCGGCGTTACCACGTCTGCAGCCGCGGATGCAGCCGCCGAACTGCAGCGGCGCTATCAACTCCGGGCCATGGATGATCTGCAGCTGGAGGGACGACTGGCAGGAGCGACGGAGGAGCGGTTCGGGGAGAGAAGTGGACTGGCCGACAGCGATGACGAGGAGGACGGTGAGGACATAGTGAACGGAGGACACCGGAATGCCTGCAACCGCAAGGTGGTCAAGAAACTAACCGCCCGCACCAAGGTATTCATCTCGTCGGTGCTGCGCTTCAAGAAGGCCATCAGCCTCAAGCGGCGCAACTCATCCAGCTGCAGTGATCTCTTCGTGATCTAA
- the CG42541 gene encoding uncharacterized protein, isoform C produces the protein MDTKLEARGQFPASFPDTFKNFFAMMNEDEDHVGLFANLLEDKVIPRQNSPVQPQRQRYGGSMRSHSGGDRSDRRGRTERQYQQQIQNHHHHHQQQQQQQQQHQQQQQHQGAQQQRVFQSRSRSGSGSSVDLYANRNVSFSTTTNRVNSLRRNRSRGSLTTLSSNGLNALGLGPVTLAPNVSSSSSGSVLDLTLPGGTGTGTVDGGGGGGGGGAGCGGQNVYPSPAKSNLKPALKATNSSVDRGCALFVGVDGEFHCGHIKYCSLHHDNFADGLQQLQQQLKNQQLGSGQKHVTMACCECVCGSGKAARSGPDGEDNCGANYLKGYSGGYMLPPTPKGKSIDKTSTFTSAELAASKNKDLQERQERQEKRGSVILERAFDFDASCDESDSISSSTHNPVPSPAPHQLAYNVLKPILKQPQQQQQQKAMLQAQHQQVNVQQHQGVTQQQYQQATHQQLGNQQHQVVTHQPHQQVTHQQHPGGGVHQQHQVMVAHQAHAHTQVSNQQPVLQVQLPTPGVHVVHRLLPTPPTHSGKGAYHTRETALQRVQQQSGYYNQGPSTSASAYGYNQAMEQQQMQQQLHYDPHQELQFEQHQPHQSHQQQQLQHQQQHQLQHQQQHQQQQQYQQQQHQQQQHQQYADDTELDYDTEWELDEEPAPQIVPPLTTFNDFVNAAQNPTGSRQSLRAQKSPILNRRRASSIAGNLLHSDYTYTRNSIGGAPIDSNDFQRISHSSSARDRMSLAGVLTFQQAISGAVSPQYGTVGSLNSQVPATGEAGKPGIVGSDGIGGGGGGLPGGSSHNLNLTVGLGFLGGSSTTLAAVAEVTSGPDGNGDSTDSPSPVSMIPSNQQKQQQQLLQLQLQQEQQHLPTHLPMKRERGVGESSGASTSGTAIAELASSVVLATQSGKPMTERQRLRTSSMPAESRRPRLAEMRRSAIHAGDPDMTYYRLRSFSITSHGICNLGDSLRSRRSRSINSVTSTGTSNSGVDRHNSNASGASGEVIDGDPNVPAYKIAMLGASGVGKTTLTYQFTTSDYICAYDLSLDDDYGQKTVSVLVDNIETDLEIIDHPACEMSTEAFCATYNIDLFVVVYSVIDRNTFAAAERVLQYLKENEMLLSRGAILVANKTDLQRHRVVTRQMGRKVAKEIACKFIETSSGLDHNVDELLVGIVAQVKLNPQRLRLLTELELQRLNLQSTIQKHRGMHLQTRRMVRQMSVCQGDEEIFDGGLPEGLQNGEANDDPDGVPSTSKASRSRIENPNRKPLNLESILKMGESEVDEDEDVVKSSQLSKFNMLAASIRHRRPFRKRRSFDGGVTTSAAADAAAELQRRYQLRAMDDLQLEGRLAGATEERFGERSGLADSDDEEDGEDIVNGGHRNACNRKVVKKLTARTKVFISSVLRFKKAISLKRRNSSSCSDLFVI, from the exons ATGGATACCAAGTTGGAGGCACGTGGCCAGTTTCCGGCCTCGTTTCCGGACACATTCAAGAACTTCTTTGCCATGATGAACGAAGACGAGGATCATGTGGGTCTCTTTGCCAATCTGCTGGAGGATAAG GTGATTCCGCGCCAGAACAGCCCCGTGCAGCCCCAGCGGCAGCGGTACGGTGGCAGCATGCGGAGTCACAGCGGCGGCGACCGCTCCGATCGAAGGGGTCGCACCGAGCGGCAGTACCAGCAGCAGATCCagaatcatcatcatcatcatcagcagcagcagcagcaacagcagcagcatcagcagcagcagcaacaccaaggCGCCCAACAG CAGCGCGTCTTTCAGTCGCGCAGTCGCagcggcagtggcagcagcgTTGACCTTTATGCGAATCGCAATGTAAGTTTCTCGACCACCACCAACCGGGTCAATTCATTGCGGAGGAATCGCTCGCGAGGATCGCTGACCACTCTGAGTAGCAATGGCTTAAATGCCCTGGGCCTGGGACCCGTGACCCTTGCACCGAATGTCAGCTcgagcagcagtggcagcgtCCTGGACTTGACCTTGCCTggtggcactggcactggaACTGTGGACggaggtggcggcggcggtggtggcggagCTGGATGCGGTGGCCAGAACGTGTATCCTTCGCCCGCAAAGTCAAACCTGAAGCCCGCTCTGAAGGCGACCAACTCGTCGGTGGATCGTGGATGCGCACTCTTCGTTGGAGTCGATGGTGAATTTCATTGCGGTCACATCAAGTACTGTTCCCTGCACCATGACAATTTCGCAGATGGCCTCCAacagctccagcagcagctcaaGAATCAGCAACTCGGCTCTGGACAGAAACACGTAACTATGGCCTGTTGCGAGTGCGTTTGCGGCAGTGGCAAGGCTGCCCGTTCTGGACCCGATGGCGAGGACAATTGTGGGGCGAACTACCTGAAGGGCTATTCTGGTGGATATATGCTACCACCGACGCCGAAGGGAAAGTCCATCGACAAGACGAGCACCTTCACTTCCGCCGAGCTGGCAGCCTCGAAGAACAAGGATCTGCAGGAGCGACAGGAGCGGCAGGAGAAACGTGGGTCGGTCATCCTCGAAAGGGCCTTCGATTTCG ATGCCAGCTGCGACGAGAGCGACAGCATAAGCAGCAGCACCCACAATCCCGTGCCCTCGCCGGCTCCGCACCAGCTGGCCTACAATGTCCTCAAGCCGATCCTcaagcagccgcagcagcagcagcagcagaaggcaATGCTGCAGGCGCAACATCAACAGGTAAATGTACAGCAACATCAAGGAGTTACGCAGCAGCAATATCAACAGGCGACGCATCAACAACTGGGCAACCAGCAGCATCAAGTGGTGACCCATCAGCCCCATCAACAGGTAACCCACCAGCAACATCCAGGCGGAGGTgtccaccagcagcaccaagTGATGGTTGCTCATCAGGCACACGCCCATACACAGGTTAGCAACCAGCAGCCCGTGCTGCAGGTTCAGCTACCGACACCCGGGGTGCACGTGGTGCACCGCCTGCTGCCCACACCGCCCACCCATAGTGGCAAGGGGGCGTACCACACGCGTGAGACGGCCTTGCAGCGGGTGCAACAGCAGAGTGGCTATTACAACCAGGGGCCGAGCACCTCGGCATCTGCATACGGCTATAACCAGGCCATGGAACAacagcagatgcagcagcagctgcactACGATCCGCATCAGGAGCTGCAGTTCGAGCAGCATCAGCCGCACCAGtcgcatcagcagcagcagctgcagcatcagcagcagcatcagctgcaacatcagcagcaacatcagcagcagcagcagtatcagcagcagcagcaccagcagcagcagcatcagcagtaCGCTGATGACACCGAGCTTGATTACGATACGGAGTGGGAGTTGGATGAGGAACCTGCTCCTCAGATTGTACCGCCACTCACCACCTTCAACGATTTCGTCAATGCGGCTCAAAATCCAACTGGCAGTCGT CAGAGTCTGCGTGCCCAGAAGTCGCCGATTTTGAACAGACGTCGCGCCTCATCTATAGCCGGAAATCTTTTGCACTCGGATTACACGTACACCCGGAATAGCATCGGTGGAGCTCCAATCGACTCCAATGATTTTCAGCGCATTTCGCACAGCAGCAGTGCCAG GGATCGCATGTCACTAGCCGGAGTCCTGACCTTTCAGCAGGCCATATCTGGAGCTGTGTCACCACAGTATGGCACAGTGGGATCGCTAAATTCCCAGGTACCCGCTACCGGTGAAGCCGGAAAGCCGGGAATTGTGGGATCCGATGGCAttggcggtggcggtggcggttTACCTGGCGGATCTTCACACAACTTAAATTTGACGGTGGGCCTGGGGTTTCTCGGTGGTTCCAGCACCACTTTGGCTGCTGTCGCCGAGGTGACTAGTGGACCGGATGGCAATGGCGACTCCACCGACTCCCCATCTCCGGTCTCCATGATTCCCAGCAatcagcaaaagcagcagcagcaactgttgcagttgcaactgcagcaggagcaacagcatCTGCCCACCCATTTGCCCATGAAGCGGGAACGAGGCGTAGGCGAGTCCTCGGGGGCCAGCACATCCGGCACCGCCATCGCCGAACTGGCCTCCTCCGTCGTCCTGGCCACCCAGTCCGGCAAGCCGATGACGGAGCGACAACGCTTAAGGACATCCAGCATGCCGGCGGAGAGTAGAAGG CCCCGCCTGGCGGAGATGCGACGTTCGGCCATCCATGCCGGTGATCCGGACATGACCTACTACCGTCTGCGAAGCTTCAGCATCACCTCCCATGGCATCTGCAATTTGGGCGATTCCCTGAG AAGCCGCAGGTCACGTTCGATCAACTCCGTGACTTCCACCGGCACCTCAAACAGCGGCGTGGATCGACACAATAG CAACGCATCGGGGGCATCGGGCGAAGTCATCGACGGGGATCCCAATGTTCCAGCCTACAAAATTGCCATGCTCGGCGCCTCCGGAGTGGGCAAGACCACACTGACTTACCAGTTCACCACTTCCGATTACATATGCGCCTACGACCTGAGTCTCG ATGATGACTACGGACAGAAGACGGTGTCGGTGCTGGTCGATAACATTGAGACGGATTTGGAGATTATTGATCATCCCGCATGCGAGATGTCG ACGGAGGCCTTCTGCGCCACCTACAACATCGACCTCTTCGTGGTGGTCTACTCTGTGATAGATCGAAACACTTTCGCAGCAGCCGAGCGTGTCCTGCAGTATCTCAAGGAGAACGAGATGCTCTTGTCCCGCGGAGCCATCCTGGTGGCCAACAAAACGGATCTGCAGCGACACCGAGTTGTCACCCGTCAGA TGGGTCGCAAGGTGGCCAAGGAAATAGCGTGCAAGTTTATCGAGACGTCCTCGGGACTGGATCACAATGTGGACGAGCTGCTGGTCGGCATTGTGGCCCAGGTGAAACTCAATCCGCAGCGTTTGCGATTGCTAACGGAATTGGAACTGCAGCGCCTGAATCTGCAGAGTACCATCCAGAAGCACCGTGGAATGCACCTGCAGACGCGTCGGATGGTCCGCCAAATGAGCGTTTGCCAGGGCGACGAGGAGATCTTCGATGGCGGATTGCCGGAGGGGCTGCAGAACGGCGAGGCCAACGATGATCCGGACGGAGTGCCTAGCACATCGAAGGCCAGCCGGTCGCGGATCGAGAATCCCAACCGCAAGCCCTTAAACCTGGAAAGCATATTGAAGATGGGCGAAAGCGAGGtggacgaggatgaggatgtggtCAAGTCGTCGCAGCTGAGCAAATTCAATATGCTGGCGGCCTCCATACGTCATCGTCGTCCATTCCGCAAGCGTCGCTCGTTCGACGGCGGCGTTACCACGTCTGCAGCCGCGGATGCAGCCGCCGAACTGCAGCGGCGCTATCAACTCCGGGCCATGGATGATCTGCAGCTGGAGGGACGACTGGCAGGAGCGACGGAGGAGCGGTTCGGGGAGAGAAGTGGACTGGCCGACAGCGATGACGAGGAGGACGGTGAGGACATAGTGAACGGAGGACACCGGAATGCCTGCAACCGCAAGGTGGTCAAGAAACTAACCGCCCGCACCAAGGTATTCATCTCGTCGGTGCTGCGCTTCAAGAAGGCCATCAGCCTCAAGCGGCGCAACTCATCCAGCTGCAGTGATCTCTTCGTGATCTAA